One region of Epilithonimonas zeae genomic DNA includes:
- a CDS encoding SpvB/TcaC N-terminal domain-containing protein encodes MKPNIFSYIRNQKKLVRFVIFFISWSQVYGYSYANYFSRKGNTSTKRYNPIYVSDNSNNILKSGTDKISRSNKGQELNSSIALRHQENIRKSITANPASVVYFNSDIKEGIIGKDKNSPVDQVFDNVFNISIDELPKNGTVTLEYDLFGVSDYSGVSKVINDDRFSGGLNIQHTQNWTHQSELINSGTLIKGLNTVLFTISPDANYAYKVKNVRFKITTSKNIITSDNNLNTLLSGTITKEFFKGQSQNFSIGNAGLETLEGSIAYNTVFSITPLEILDIPAIAPEMVNVTSEKAGYRFLPHGQHFQTPAKVSLGFDKNKIPSGYTENDIKTYFFDRASKKWIALEKDSLISDKQILVSKTTHFTDMINGIIKVPESPETGSYAPNSIKDIKAADPVSGIVSIAAPSPNSQGSVTTSFPIKLPAGRQGMQPSLSVNYNSDGGNGWLGMGWDLSIPAISIDSRWGVPRYDSAKETEIYTIAGEQLTFKDGNNYVMPNRNEGFDKNRLPDGTQFYPRIEGAYNKIIRHGNSPSTYWWEVISKDGTRSFFGGDGINIVENAVLRQPSTNNIGHWALYKTIDRNGNYTEYFYNNNVYSGSPGNGGKEIYLDEIHYAKHDAAPTAYYRIKFTSENRTDTRIDARLGFVQVNSKRLKNITIRAGRIPIVRSYDFSYKTDNQSPFYKSLLEAITEKDAEGSVFYTNKLEYNQLPNTLYTPETVINSGTDNISDASVINAGKSKNNSFGFAATFGLILKTSLESHIPTLKSGTIGANYQYGESGNEGKLTLVDVNGDGLPDKVFNKKNRISFRNNNSTINTLSFGDSSDISGSTLFDIGKTYTNTIGLELTGSTADIISVHGGWSRSTQRSITKNYFEDVNSDGIPDLVEDGVVKFGKIDSGTGELSYTVNSAETPNPIVVGNPIGTIVTPNSDEEKELREQSPLLDIVKVWKAPYSGVVNINGIAKLLQSPVSPEDGVNIMVQQGSVELTRFTLNASALQQSFSYTNRIVNRGDYIYFRASSVENGNKDDVQFQDFSISYISLKRANGTTVSIPTVKTDENKMDLYTFSVKNDYLFTSSSANGVPFDGQAKISGLLQAPPLLTDDIRLEVLKNGVNVPGSPVIIPQSAVNSITDINSLIPIFSVNMSDDVRVVLASATNIDWKFTNTNDVKIVFTETLSGQTVTKYPIINKAFYNWVKKGDTTDIVVPGYPYVGSMTGNVYPYLRFADPFTPITGKYTFSIKQYDNNNNLKGVYSKTVLLSNFTNPSGIYDGSIEDPLNSAIIINNPQANDVVYISFYADNDGTNVQEKRKNNEAFVTRTLEARAKIPSVGGLVPGNIYIPDYDDIINPDTQQTDMATDGRFGPMYRNWGQFLYNGGWGNYANGNPNWDQLPIDTSVLVEDTTSYDQNNPSPPIYQKRWFSLAPYYGVDPDDESSTPAIIQRYQGNNSKIYVQLDNLGTSRMGAADIASLLGSISPVAGTGASAPRKIVKSISNSTTIGAGIGVFSLNHANSAGLTNETKTVVNYLDMNGDGYPDPVGDNIQYTNSLGGYSAVTGNIPDGSQSLQKHKMTGFSQGASVPVSFASGGIVTKSQKYETQTNDGRKVTLSVPMEILTATPGLNIGIGQDNNDDDGAYDFTDINGDGLPDKIYKNGDVSLNLGYKFGPSEIWFSDGKGYREGKSQTNSLSGGVSINGELNTLGGVMIGNGSIGFGMSGNKTESNQITYMQDINGDGLTDKIINSGGGTLLYLNTGNGFVQYNWNGLSNVSESVSKGKSSNIAVSVCPIIITPTPATPDIKICLNPSYSWGTGQSNITRQITDINGDGFPDILSSESENELKTYISTIGTTNLLKKVTLPTGGSWEVTYERKGNSYEMPQSRYVMSSVVVKDGFAQDDQFKPGVSKITVAYEKPYHSRRERTFYGFNEVRINEINTANGGANATQPFRYTIQHFNNNSYYLKGVLLDETLYAYSGNTKWTEKINEFSLRKIHDANMLEAINITRNGNYITVNYLQKDDEEKTAFNYAYFVATDKNISKFYEGQTAPGKKTQTEVKSYNNYGDILKYTDGGDLDIGGTETLTTDIDYQINNNGSNYMILPTTVSSAATGVSRARTASYDANGNLKTLTMTGGGNPEYKYDYDVYGNIQKATLPQNANGERFWHQYTYDDGFFTYPIKVQDAFGYSSTTEYDYRFGLPTFTIDMNLQPTQYTYDAKGRLATVTGPYELFNEIPWTIQMEYNPVTNAPLNATTAQSYAVTRHYDPEITGNTINTISIADGLGAAIQLKKSAEIYYDGFAPLDPQYIVSGKVQQDAFGRTLKTYYPTVGSTNIYLYDPAVDTVEPTINTYDVMDRVLTTKLPGEQLFSKVQYDFGTDRLGRPMFHTKFTDELGSIKHNFVDIKGRTTTVHEESNTGDIVTSFTHDAIGQLIEVKDVENHLTTSVYDDLGRRTSMTQPDNGTSTFTYDPAGNLTSKTTAENEIVTYQYDYNRLKSISYPNYPENNVAYYYGAAQNASAADENAVGRLWYQTDATGTQRLKYGKLGELTSQRRSVAVPDAGVFWYGTEWEYDTWNRVKNITYPDGEKVTYHYNTAGNLSAMDSEKDGFYKRYVNQIGYDKFEQRVYLRYGNGTITRYEYENERRRLLKMNATGGGRAKHTFMDNLYQYDVVSNVLQVHNNAPVAPTGLIGGGTNYAYGYDDLYRLTSASGNWKGKTESGADLRHRYTYTMAYDNMHNVMSKVQKHETAPGNTGNNWTARYNTSYMLNYKYEGDQPHAPSTIIDQPNIVPTTTCCDPNDPGVKFMHYAYDKKGNPTGIDKETCTVTEAATTHIWDEENRLQAVDTNPSTPEADGITMYTYDAGGERVVKQVYAGSYLIRSPFGTIEIPYYEHTIYPNGLVSMNLSFDRRGNTYRRNYTKHYYAGTQRISGALGSSVAVGDFNCNWLIIPFGSGAAPINEKDVTLQKKADAEAHRAAIFEKFGINGADYGQNGGYNEQCATDFSGVEEKDVYWYHPDHLGSSSFITGIDGEVTQNMEYFPSGETFVENHLNSYNVPYKFNAKELDDETGYYYYGARYYNPRISLWLGTDALAGYDPIMNTEHYIDGEHNGGVYNSGNLNPYIYTYQNPLRFIDPNGKQVDVTLFDINKTPGDATLVKAGQKMQYVPNSFTIIAHGNVGYMRDVKQGKKVEGEAGQIRNTKMFDARFNSYKEWNEGKNKKGFNLILYSCNTGGGGENSLPTKLSTDYQKLTVIAPTRQMWSTVNGFVGVYGATEEHKMDKTDPGYWLVFQKGKLVAAYDSTWEPGKSTKGHKVDIKKIPESHYNGPYDKKDIKKK; translated from the coding sequence ATGAAACCAAATATATTCAGCTACATCCGAAATCAGAAAAAGCTGGTTCGTTTTGTAATATTTTTTATTTCCTGGAGTCAAGTTTACGGTTATAGTTATGCCAACTATTTCAGTAGAAAAGGCAATACGTCAACAAAAAGATACAATCCAATATATGTAAGTGATAATTCCAATAATATTTTAAAATCGGGGACAGATAAAATTTCTCGCTCGAATAAAGGACAGGAGCTAAATTCTTCTATCGCTCTAAGACATCAAGAAAATATTAGGAAATCTATAACAGCTAATCCAGCATCAGTAGTTTATTTCAATTCTGATATAAAGGAAGGCATAATTGGAAAAGATAAAAACTCTCCTGTTGATCAGGTTTTTGACAATGTATTCAATATCAGTATAGATGAACTTCCTAAGAATGGAACTGTTACATTAGAGTATGATCTCTTTGGAGTTTCTGACTATTCTGGTGTAAGTAAAGTTATCAATGATGATCGTTTTTCTGGTGGATTAAATATACAGCATACTCAAAACTGGACGCATCAATCAGAGCTGATTAATTCAGGAACGTTAATTAAAGGACTCAACACTGTTTTATTTACCATATCGCCTGATGCCAATTATGCCTATAAGGTAAAGAATGTTCGTTTTAAGATAACAACTTCCAAAAATATAATTACTTCCGATAATAATCTGAACACATTATTAAGTGGCACTATTACTAAGGAATTTTTTAAAGGTCAGTCACAAAATTTCTCTATAGGCAATGCTGGATTGGAGACCTTGGAAGGAAGTATTGCCTACAATACAGTTTTCAGTATTACACCTTTAGAAATATTGGATATTCCAGCGATTGCGCCTGAAATGGTCAACGTAACTTCCGAAAAAGCGGGTTATCGTTTTCTTCCTCACGGTCAGCATTTTCAGACTCCTGCAAAAGTATCGTTGGGATTTGATAAAAATAAAATTCCTTCGGGTTATACTGAAAATGATATCAAAACTTATTTTTTTGACAGAGCTTCCAAAAAATGGATAGCATTGGAAAAAGATTCTCTTATATCTGATAAACAAATTTTAGTTTCTAAAACGACCCATTTTACGGATATGATAAATGGGATTATCAAGGTACCAGAATCGCCTGAAACAGGAAGTTATGCTCCCAACAGTATCAAAGATATCAAAGCGGCTGATCCTGTGTCAGGAATTGTAAGTATAGCCGCACCTTCCCCAAATAGTCAGGGAAGTGTAACAACCAGTTTTCCAATTAAGCTTCCAGCCGGAAGACAGGGAATGCAACCTTCATTATCTGTTAACTACAACAGCGACGGAGGCAATGGATGGCTGGGAATGGGTTGGGATCTTTCTATTCCGGCGATTAGTATTGATAGTCGTTGGGGAGTTCCAAGATATGATTCTGCAAAAGAAACAGAGATTTATACCATTGCTGGGGAACAGCTGACATTCAAAGATGGCAATAATTATGTGATGCCTAACCGTAACGAAGGGTTTGATAAAAATAGGCTTCCTGACGGTACGCAATTTTATCCGAGAATTGAAGGAGCATATAATAAAATTATTCGTCACGGAAACAGTCCTTCTACCTATTGGTGGGAAGTGATAAGCAAAGACGGTACAAGAAGCTTTTTTGGAGGCGATGGCATTAATATAGTTGAAAATGCAGTGCTCAGACAGCCATCAACAAATAATATAGGACATTGGGCATTATACAAGACCATTGACCGAAATGGGAATTATACTGAATATTTTTACAATAATAATGTGTATTCCGGTTCTCCTGGTAATGGAGGAAAAGAGATTTATCTTGACGAAATCCATTATGCAAAACACGATGCAGCTCCTACAGCTTATTACAGGATAAAGTTTACTTCTGAAAACAGAACCGATACCCGCATTGATGCCCGATTAGGGTTTGTACAGGTTAACTCAAAAAGGCTTAAAAATATTACTATCCGCGCTGGTAGAATACCCATAGTACGCTCTTATGATTTTAGCTATAAAACAGATAATCAATCTCCTTTTTATAAATCTTTGCTTGAAGCCATTACAGAAAAAGATGCAGAAGGAAGTGTGTTTTATACGAATAAGCTTGAATATAATCAACTTCCCAACACATTGTATACACCAGAAACTGTAATAAATTCAGGAACGGATAATATTTCTGACGCTTCAGTGATTAATGCTGGAAAATCCAAAAATAATAGCTTTGGATTTGCAGCAACCTTTGGTCTGATTTTGAAAACTTCACTTGAAAGCCATATTCCTACATTAAAAAGTGGAACAATTGGGGCGAATTACCAATATGGCGAAAGCGGAAATGAAGGAAAGCTAACCTTGGTTGATGTAAACGGAGATGGATTACCAGATAAAGTTTTTAATAAGAAGAATAGAATCTCATTTAGAAATAATAACAGTACGATTAATACTCTTTCTTTTGGAGATTCATCAGATATAAGTGGAAGTACATTGTTTGATATAGGTAAAACTTACACCAATACCATCGGACTGGAACTAACAGGAAGTACTGCTGATATTATTTCAGTTCACGGAGGATGGTCTAGGTCTACTCAACGTTCTATTACCAAAAACTATTTTGAAGATGTAAATTCTGATGGTATTCCTGATTTAGTTGAAGATGGAGTAGTGAAATTTGGGAAAATTGATTCAGGTACAGGGGAACTGTCTTATACTGTAAATAGTGCCGAGACTCCTAACCCTATTGTTGTAGGAAATCCAATTGGAACTATCGTAACACCAAATTCTGATGAAGAAAAAGAACTTCGTGAGCAGAGTCCATTATTGGATATTGTTAAAGTATGGAAAGCACCTTATAGCGGAGTTGTAAACATTAATGGTATTGCAAAGCTTCTCCAGAGTCCTGTTTCTCCCGAAGATGGTGTTAATATTATGGTACAGCAGGGAAGTGTTGAACTAACAAGATTTACATTAAATGCATCTGCTTTACAACAATCTTTTTCATATACTAACAGGATTGTTAACAGAGGAGATTATATCTATTTCCGTGCAAGTAGCGTTGAAAATGGAAATAAAGACGATGTGCAATTTCAGGATTTCTCTATATCTTATATTTCACTCAAAAGAGCCAACGGAACTACAGTTAGTATTCCTACTGTAAAGACGGATGAGAATAAGATGGATTTATACACATTTAGTGTAAAGAATGACTATTTGTTTACTTCTTCATCGGCGAATGGGGTTCCCTTTGATGGGCAGGCAAAAATTTCCGGATTGCTTCAGGCACCACCATTACTCACTGATGATATCAGATTAGAAGTCTTGAAAAATGGTGTGAATGTACCAGGAAGTCCTGTTATTATACCACAATCAGCTGTAAACTCTATTACAGATATCAACAGTCTTATTCCAATCTTTTCTGTAAATATGTCAGATGATGTTCGTGTTGTATTGGCTTCTGCTACTAATATTGATTGGAAGTTCACCAATACAAATGATGTGAAAATTGTATTTACTGAAACGTTATCAGGACAAACAGTTACAAAGTATCCAATCATCAACAAAGCATTTTATAATTGGGTGAAAAAAGGGGATACAACTGATATCGTTGTTCCGGGTTATCCTTACGTGGGTTCAATGACAGGTAATGTTTATCCTTATTTACGATTTGCAGATCCTTTTACCCCTATAACAGGAAAGTATACTTTTTCTATAAAGCAGTATGATAACAATAATAATTTAAAAGGGGTATATTCAAAAACAGTTTTGCTTAGCAACTTTACTAATCCGTCAGGAATATATGATGGAAGCATTGAAGATCCCTTAAATAGTGCCATTATAATTAATAATCCGCAGGCAAATGATGTTGTGTATATTAGCTTTTATGCAGACAATGATGGAACAAACGTACAGGAAAAGCGCAAAAATAATGAAGCATTTGTTACAAGAACCTTAGAGGCACGGGCAAAAATTCCAAGCGTTGGAGGATTAGTTCCGGGAAATATTTACATACCTGATTATGATGATATTATTAATCCTGACACTCAGCAGACTGATATGGCTACAGATGGAAGATTCGGACCGATGTATCGTAACTGGGGACAATTTTTATATAATGGAGGCTGGGGAAATTATGCCAACGGAAATCCCAACTGGGATCAGCTGCCAATAGACACTTCGGTTTTAGTAGAAGACACAACTTCCTATGACCAGAATAATCCGTCACCTCCTATATATCAAAAACGATGGTTTAGTCTTGCACCTTATTATGGAGTAGATCCTGATGATGAATCTTCTACTCCCGCTATCATCCAAAGATATCAGGGAAATAATTCTAAAATTTATGTCCAGCTTGATAATCTTGGAACTTCCCGTATGGGAGCAGCGGATATTGCTTCTTTATTGGGAAGTATATCTCCTGTTGCGGGTACTGGCGCTTCTGCTCCAAGAAAAATTGTTAAATCTATTAGCAATAGTACTACCATTGGTGCAGGAATAGGTGTGTTTTCATTAAATCATGCCAACTCAGCTGGACTTACTAATGAAACCAAAACAGTAGTCAACTACTTAGATATGAATGGGGATGGATACCCAGATCCTGTAGGAGATAACATACAATATACAAATTCATTGGGAGGTTATAGCGCCGTTACAGGCAATATTCCAGATGGATCACAGTCTCTGCAAAAACACAAAATGACAGGATTTAGTCAGGGAGCAAGTGTTCCGGTTTCTTTTGCATCGGGAGGAATTGTGACCAAATCACAAAAATATGAAACTCAAACAAATGATGGTCGTAAAGTAACTCTTTCAGTCCCTATGGAAATTCTTACCGCTACTCCAGGGCTTAATATCGGGATAGGACAGGATAATAATGATGATGATGGAGCTTATGACTTTACAGATATTAATGGAGATGGTTTACCAGATAAAATATATAAAAATGGCGATGTATCCTTAAACTTAGGATATAAATTTGGTCCTTCTGAAATCTGGTTTTCGGATGGAAAAGGCTATAGAGAAGGTAAAAGTCAGACAAACTCTCTTTCAGGAGGTGTAAGTATCAATGGTGAGCTCAATACATTAGGAGGAGTAATGATAGGTAATGGTAGTATTGGTTTTGGGATGTCCGGAAACAAAACCGAAAGTAATCAGATCACTTATATGCAGGATATAAATGGGGATGGACTTACAGATAAAATTATTAACAGTGGGGGAGGTACATTACTTTATCTCAATACCGGAAATGGTTTTGTGCAATACAATTGGAATGGATTAAGCAATGTCAGCGAAAGCGTTTCAAAAGGTAAATCCTCAAACATAGCAGTTTCTGTATGTCCGATCATAATTACCCCAACTCCGGCGACTCCAGATATCAAGATATGTCTTAATCCCTCTTATAGTTGGGGTACAGGTCAGAGTAATATTACGAGACAAATTACTGATATCAATGGTGATGGTTTCCCGGATATTCTTTCCAGTGAATCGGAAAATGAGTTAAAAACTTATATTTCCACCATAGGCACCACTAATCTCCTTAAAAAAGTAACTCTACCTACTGGAGGAAGCTGGGAGGTAACCTACGAACGCAAAGGCAATAGCTATGAGATGCCACAGAGCAGATACGTAATGTCTTCTGTGGTGGTGAAAGACGGATTTGCACAGGATGACCAATTCAAGCCGGGAGTTTCCAAGATTACAGTTGCGTATGAAAAACCATATCACAGCCGTAGAGAAAGAACCTTCTACGGGTTTAATGAAGTACGTATCAACGAGATCAATACAGCGAACGGTGGAGCCAATGCAACACAGCCCTTCCGTTATACCATTCAGCATTTCAATAATAACTCATATTATTTAAAAGGGGTATTACTGGATGAGACACTTTATGCATATTCAGGAAACACGAAATGGACGGAAAAAATAAACGAGTTTTCTCTTCGCAAAATTCATGATGCTAATATGCTGGAAGCCATTAATATTACCAGAAATGGAAATTATATAACTGTCAATTATTTGCAAAAAGATGATGAGGAAAAAACAGCTTTTAACTATGCATATTTTGTAGCGACAGACAAAAATATTTCCAAGTTCTATGAAGGACAGACGGCTCCTGGTAAAAAGACTCAGACGGAAGTTAAAAGCTATAATAATTACGGAGATATTTTGAAATATACAGATGGTGGTGATCTTGATATCGGAGGTACGGAAACACTAACCACTGATATCGACTATCAAATCAATAACAACGGTTCAAATTATATGATACTTCCAACTACCGTAAGCTCTGCTGCTACGGGAGTTTCCAGAGCCAGAACAGCATCTTATGACGCTAATGGAAACCTTAAAACGCTTACAATGACAGGTGGAGGAAATCCTGAATATAAGTATGATTATGATGTTTACGGAAACATCCAAAAAGCAACCCTCCCACAGAATGCCAATGGCGAAAGATTCTGGCATCAATATACCTATGATGATGGCTTTTTTACTTATCCAATAAAAGTACAAGACGCCTTTGGCTACAGTAGTACAACAGAGTATGATTATCGATTTGGATTGCCAACCTTCACCATTGATATGAACCTGCAGCCTACGCAATATACGTATGATGCAAAAGGACGTTTGGCTACAGTTACAGGACCTTATGAATTGTTCAACGAGATCCCGTGGACTATACAGATGGAATACAATCCTGTCACCAACGCTCCTTTGAACGCTACTACAGCACAGTCTTATGCGGTGACAAGACACTATGATCCGGAGATTACAGGCAATACCATCAATACCATCAGCATTGCGGACGGTTTGGGTGCAGCAATCCAATTGAAAAAGTCAGCAGAAATTTATTATGACGGATTTGCTCCTCTAGATCCTCAGTATATCGTTTCAGGAAAGGTACAGCAGGATGCCTTTGGACGTACGCTCAAAACCTACTACCCGACAGTTGGCTCTACTAATATCTATTTGTATGACCCAGCGGTTGATACCGTAGAACCTACCATCAATACATATGATGTAATGGATAGGGTTCTCACTACCAAACTACCGGGCGAGCAGCTCTTCAGTAAGGTGCAGTATGACTTCGGTACAGACCGATTGGGTAGACCGATGTTCCACACCAAGTTTACAGACGAGCTGGGCAGCATCAAGCATAATTTTGTGGACATCAAAGGGCGTACAACCACTGTTCACGAAGAGAGTAACACTGGCGACATCGTCACCAGCTTTACCCACGATGCCATCGGACAGTTGATAGAAGTCAAAGATGTAGAAAATCATCTTACCACAAGTGTCTATGATGATCTGGGAAGACGAACCAGTATGACGCAACCGGATAACGGCACCAGTACTTTCACTTATGATCCTGCAGGTAATCTAACCAGTAAGACAACAGCAGAGAATGAGATTGTAACCTACCAATACGACTACAATCGTCTTAAAAGTATCAGTTATCCGAATTATCCGGAAAATAATGTTGCTTATTACTATGGTGCGGCTCAAAATGCATCTGCGGCAGATGAAAATGCTGTAGGTAGATTATGGTATCAGACAGATGCTACGGGAACGCAAAGATTGAAGTATGGCAAACTGGGTGAGTTGACATCGCAAAGAAGATCAGTAGCGGTGCCGGATGCAGGTGTCTTTTGGTATGGAACGGAATGGGAATATGATACTTGGAACCGTGTTAAAAACATCACTTATCCTGATGGCGAAAAAGTGACTTACCATTATAACACTGCCGGTAACCTTTCTGCTATGGATAGTGAGAAAGACGGTTTCTACAAACGATATGTAAACCAGATAGGCTACGACAAGTTTGAGCAAAGAGTTTACCTGCGCTATGGCAACGGAACCATTACCCGATACGAATACGAGAACGAACGTCGCCGTCTGCTCAAGATGAATGCAACTGGTGGTGGACGTGCAAAGCATACCTTTATGGACAACTTGTACCAGTATGATGTTGTAAGCAATGTGTTGCAAGTACATAACAATGCGCCTGTAGCCCCAACCGGGCTAATAGGTGGTGGTACCAACTATGCCTATGGCTATGACGACCTATACAGATTGACTTCTGCCAGCGGAAACTGGAAAGGGAAAACCGAGAGTGGTGCAGACCTTCGTCATCGTTATACTTATACAATGGCGTATGATAATATGCACAATGTGATGAGCAAGGTGCAAAAACATGAGACTGCACCAGGCAATACTGGTAATAACTGGACAGCAAGATACAATACCTCTTATATGCTTAATTATAAATACGAGGGGGATCAGCCACACGCACCAAGCACAATAATAGATCAGCCGAATATTGTACCTACAACTACCTGCTGCGACCCGAACGATCCTGGTGTGAAGTTTATGCATTATGCTTACGACAAAAAAGGTAATCCTACAGGTATAGACAAAGAAACCTGTACAGTAACAGAAGCGGCAACTACCCATATCTGGGACGAGGAGAATAGGTTACAAGCAGTAGATACCAATCCAAGCACACCAGAGGCAGATGGCATAACAATGTATACCTACGATGCTGGTGGTGAGAGAGTAGTGAAACAGGTTTATGCTGGCAGTTATTTGATTAGATCCCCATTTGGAACTATAGAAATACCTTATTATGAGCATACCATTTATCCTAACGGTCTGGTTTCTATGAATCTTAGTTTTGACAGACGTGGCAATACGTATAGAAGAAATTATACCAAGCATTACTATGCCGGTACGCAGCGCATCAGCGGGGCATTGGGAAGTAGTGTTGCTGTAGGAGATTTCAATTGCAACTGGCTTATTATACCATTTGGAAGTGGAGCTGCTCCAATTAATGAGAAAGATGTAACTTTGCAGAAAAAGGCAGATGCGGAGGCGCATAGAGCAGCGATTTTTGAAAAGTTTGGTATTAATGGGGCAGATTATGGACAGAACGGTGGGTATAATGAACAATGTGCAACGGATTTCTCTGGTGTAGAAGAAAAAGATGTTTATTGGTATCATCCGGATCATTTAGGAAGCAGTTCTTTCATTACGGGTATTGATGGCGAAGTAACCCAGAATATGGAGTATTTCCCAAGTGGAGAGACCTTTGTAGAGAACCATCTTAATAGTTACAATGTACCATATAAGTTTAATGCGAAGGAATTGGATGATGAGACAGGATACTACTATTACGGAGCAAGGTACTATAATCCTCGCATAAGCTTATGGTTAGGAACAGACGCTCTTGCTGGGTATGATCCGATAATGAATACAGAGCATTATATTGATGGGGAACATAATGGAGGTGTTTATAATTCTGGCAATCTTAACCCGTATATTTACACTTACCAGAATCCGTTGAGATTTATTGACCCTAATGGTAAACAAGTTGACGTTACTTTATTTGATATTAACAAAACACCTGGTGATGCTACATTAGTTAAAGCTGGACAAAAAATGCAATATGTACCTAATTCATTTACTATCATAGCCCACGGAAATGTTGGTTATATGAGAGATGTAAAACAAGGAAAAAAAGTTGAGGGTGAAGCAGGGCAAATCAGAAATACTAAAATGTTTGATGCTAGGTTTAATAGCTATAAAGAATGGAATGAAGGGAAAAATAAAAAAGGATTTAACTTAATTTTGTATTCCTGTAACACAGGAGGAGGTGGAGAAAATTCCTTACCAACAAAACTTTCTACTGATTATCAGAAGCTGACAGTAATAGCACCAACTAGACAAATGTGGTCAACAGTAAACGGTTTTGTCGGTGTATATGGAGCAACAGAAGAACATAAAATGGATAAAACTGATCCAGGTTATTGGTTGGTTTTTCAAAAAGGAAAATTAGTTGCAGCGTATGATTCCACCTGGGAACCAGGTAAAAGTACTAAAGGGCATAAAGTAGATATTAAAAAAATTCCTGAATCTCATTACAATGGGCCATATGATAAAAAAGACATTAAGAAAAAATAA
- a CDS encoding IS1 family transposase, which translates to MTGFHSSCSRVSDTHICPFCYSSKIIKNGHTKTHKQQCFCKTCLKRFLNYYTYKACYPTINQHIIACTKEGMGIRSITRFLQISTTTLLRRYLQIANTIKSPAIRYNQEYEVDELRFYIRKKTNPMWLVCALEKSKRQIVSFYVGQRNNTTLNAVVKTLLFSNAKTINTDKLLNYKFLIPNSVHSTRRFGTNHIERFHLNIRTHLKRLSR; encoded by the coding sequence ATGACTGGGTTTCATTCTTCGTGTAGCAGAGTTAGTGATACTCATATTTGTCCCTTTTGCTATTCTTCCAAAATAATCAAAAATGGACATACCAAAACTCATAAACAGCAATGTTTTTGCAAAACCTGTCTCAAGAGATTTTTGAATTATTATACTTACAAAGCCTGTTACCCTACTATAAATCAGCATATAATTGCTTGTACAAAAGAAGGAATGGGTATCCGTTCCATTACAAGGTTTTTACAAATTTCTACGACCACATTGTTGCGCAGATATTTACAGATTGCCAATACCATAAAATCTCCTGCGATTAGATATAATCAGGAATATGAAGTAGATGAGTTGCGTTTTTACATCCGGAAAAAAACAAATCCAATGTGGCTGGTTTGTGCCCTGGAAAAAAGTAAAAGACAAATAGTTTCTTTCTATGTTGGACAGAGGAATAATACAACGCTGAATGCAGTTGTCAAGACTTTACTATTTTCAAATGCTAAAACTATTAATACGGACAAATTGCTGAATTATAAATTCCTGATTCCAAACTCAGTTCACAGTACCAGGAGATTTGGAACAAACCATATCGAAAGATTTCATTTGAACATCCGTACCCATCTCAAACGACTTAGTAGATGA